The Phaenicophaeus curvirostris isolate KB17595 chromosome 6, BPBGC_Pcur_1.0, whole genome shotgun sequence genome segment TTGCAAGATCAAATTGATTAGCATATACTTcgttaaagagaaaatataaaatagaatcatagaacagttcgggttggaagggaattttaaaggtcatctcatccaacacccctgcagtgagcagtaacatcttcaactggattaggttgctcagggccccatccaacctgaccttgaatgtttccagggatggggcatctaccacctctctgggaaacttGTTACAGTGTTTTACCATCCTCAtaataaaaagtttcttccttatatctagtctaaatctaccctcttttagtttaaaactattacctcttgtcctagCACAtcggccccctttaagtactaaaAGGCCACaagaaggtctccctggagccttctcttcttcaggctgaacaaccccaactctctgagccTGTCTTTATAGGAGAGGTATTTCATTCCTCTCATCActtttgcagccctcctctgggcttgcTCCAGCACGTCCgtgtctttcctgtactgagggctccagaactgagtgcagtactccaggtggggtctcaccacaggggagtagaggggcagaatcacctctcttgacctgctgaccacactccttttgatgcagcccagggtatggCACTAACATGAAATTTACAACACTATATTTTGCTCCCAGAGATATTTATAGATTCTGATATCTTGTAAAATTGTataatgcttcatttttctttctgttgctttctctcttttttcttttttcttttcagaagaaatagttGTAGATTTCGTGTCTTGGAAGCATGGAATCAATCTCTATGATGGGAAGTCCTAAGAACGTCAATGAAACTTTTCTACCAAATGTTGCCAATGGTGTCAAGGATGCCAGTAAGATCAAAATAGGCATCATTGGAAGTGGAGACTTCGCTAAGTCATTGACAATTAGGCTTATCAGGTGTGGATACCATGTGGTCATAGGAAGCAGAACTCCTAAACTTGCTGCTGAGTTCTTTCCCCATGTGGTTGATGTCACTCACCATGAAGATGCAGTAGCAAAAACAAACATCATTTTTGTAGCCATACACAGAGAACATTATGCCTCTTTGTGGGACCTTAAGCATTTACTTGCTGGTAAAATTCTCATAGATGTCAGCAATAATACAAGAGTAGACCAGTATCCAGATTCCAATGCAGAGTATTTGGCATCACTTTTCCCAGATTCCCTGGTAGTCAAAGGATTCAATGTTGTTTCAGCTTGGTCACTACAGTTAGGACCAAAGGATGCCAGCAGACAGGTAAAtgttatatttatattaatttaactTGTTTGTAATATGAAAATGACAGGAACTGAATGTAAGCCAGAACTCATGGGATTCATCCGGACTGATTTAATGTACCTAAAATATCGGCCCTTTAAGTTTCAGTAGCCAATAAAACTTCCAGAGCCTAGTTCATCCACTGTAAGGCATAAGAGTAAATGGTCCAAATTGTCCCCTTGGAATCTCTTTATCATTAAAGATTGCAGAAGCATTGTGGATTCTAGCTTAGACTAGACAGCTGACGTATAGGTGACTATAGGTAGAGGAGAGGAGTTAAGGaaatatgttaatttttatCCTTGTACTCCGTGCAAGGATAGAGGAAGTCTTTCTCGGTGTATTTTAGTTTCAATATTGGTTTATATGGGGTGACCTATTAAAAGAGGTGCGCAGAAATCTGAGGTCCTGATTCCAGGGCTCAGGAGTCAACTGTTCTAAATATGCCTGCATACGATGTAAcagcaaggagaaggaaagaaatctagCCTTTAGATAACTTTAGATCGCAAATACAAGTAAACAGAAGGAGGCACATATGTTTCTGAGTGATCATTCATTTGATCCAGGACTGCTTGGGAACATCATGTTCAAATTCCTTTCCAGTATGTTCTCCAAATCCGTCCTGTATATGGAAAAGGCTGCTTTATGTTTTTCACGCTTTGCTGAAGTGATACAATAGATTTATGCCTATGCAAGAACCCAGTCCTCCGTAGCTTTGTGGACTCTGAGAAACACATGAGAAATTACTGGTGTAACATGACTGCTGGAGGCTAAATTGAGTTTTCTGGCACTTCATTTTAAATGGAATACAATTTATACAGAATtagcataattttaaaaataacctcaCTATTCTATTTTTATACCCTTTCAGAATAGCACTGCTCTAAAAGTAATTAATGACTGATCATGTTTGCTCTAATGCAGATGATCAGCAGTATTGGGCAGACTATAGATCACTAAATTTTAAAGGAGCTTTACTTTGTAGCAGTGCATTTCTTTCAGTCTGTAATAAACTGGCCTTTAGAAGGAGTTCTTCTTTGGATGCtagtttttgtcttttctattaaacATTCAATTTCTGTAGAAATCTGGATTGTGAAATTAAGCATAATACATAGAGAGATTACACAGTTCTCTGCTTTGTGTTCTGTTCATGCTACAACAGTTTTAGGGTCATCATTCAAGATTACTGTATTTTTGAGAGACACatgattttctgaaatgcttttgccATTGTTTCAAGTTCAGTGCAGTCCTGTAGACATTTCAGTGGGGGAGTGTTCAGCATGCAGATTACCAGGGCATCCCACAATCAGCTCACTATTAATTCCAGTAAAAAGCCAATTTTGCATTGGTTACTCTGTTGCTAAGTCGGTGTGCATATTTTCACTTTGGCTGGATATGTATATGGTTGCACTCTCAGCTTAGTAATAAAAGCTGGGATAACAGTGTACAGTTTTAGCGGTAGTGCTGTGGTTTTGTCCTGGAGGCCCTTAAGgggtttttgtgggtttggttttggtttttggtttttttttacctttaagGCTCTGTCTTTGCCTACAGACGATTCACTTGATTTTCCCAACAGGTTTATATATGCAGTAACCATGTTCAGGCTCGCCATCAAGTCATTGAGCTTGCCCGTCAGCTCAGTTTTATTCCTATTGATTTGGGGGCATTGTCATCTTCAAGGGAGATTGAAAACTTACCTCTGCGACTGTTCACATTGTGGAAGGGGCCTGTACTGATTGCCATTAGCCTGGCAACGTTTTTCTTCATCTATTCCTTCATCAGAGATGTAATCCATCCATACGTGAGAAATCAGCAGAGTGACTTTTATAAGATCCCCATTGAGATTGTGAACAAGACTCTACCAATTGTTGCTATCACTTTACTTTCTCTAGTGTACTTATCAGGACTTATTGCAGCTGCTTATCAGCTTTACTATGGAACTAAGTATAGGCGATTTCCACCTTGGCTGGACAGCTGGCTCCAGTGTCGAAAGCAGCTTGGACTGCTGAGTTTTTTCTTCGCAACAGTGCACGTGGCATACAGCCTCTGCTTACCTATGAGGAGATCGGAGCGATACTTGTTCCTCAATATGGCATATCAACAGGTAAGTCAATCTTCAGTTCAGTAAGGCAAAAATGCCTTGGCTGTGTGCATATGGCTCATGAATCTATATTAATCTGTTCGCCTGTTTTCTGCAGAGAATATTATGGGTAATCTTACGTATAGCTAGTGCTGAGTAAGTAGGGAGACCTTGTGGGTCAAGTTGCAGTCAAGTTTGCTTGGCAGAGGGAGTCAAGGATGTGTCCTACTTAAATCCCTGATAGTGATATACACAAGGAGAACGCAGGAtagagaggagaaaagcaacaacagGAAACTTCTGAGCTGCTGAGGTGTGTTCCTCTCTATGTATACTTAACATATGGGGGAAATATGTATATCATAAGTGCATTTAcaagtgtgaaaaaaatataagggTAGGTGCTGCAATAATGCTCAGAGATAGTTCTATGTCTACAGAATGAAATTGCTGTTACTTTGTAACATTTTGGACCaatggtaaaaatattttactcatTAGAAATTCTGTGAACTTCATCCATCACTGGCGGTAGAAATTGAGTCAGATTTCCCAGAAGCAATTGTTCTTGCATAACCCTGAAAGAATCTCTGTCAAATCTGTCACCCTTTAGAAGAGGGTCTGATGCTCCTGTCTGTCAGTGAGGTACCTTATTGTCACCTTTAAAGTGGTGGAAAGCCAGCATtgccagaaaagcagcattgcCATTCAGCACAACATCTGCAGGAAAGAGACATgatggaacagaaagaaaagcaaataaaggaaaTCAAATCAAATGGAACAAATTAACAGAGATTGGGTTCGCAAAAGGGCTAGAATGAAAAATTTAGCTTAAGAGAAAGGCAGgaagagcaaaaccaaaaaaaggcagcaagaaaCTGTAATTGTTCACATTTAGTAAAGGACCCACTGATACCTTTACTTAGAAATTATATTGATTTACATAATATTGCAGAACTCTGACTTGCTAGTATTTCTAGTGAACCTCTTTCAGACACGCTGTATCACAATAGTTCAcctgaaagctgaaaaataattgaatatCCCAACAGCTTAGCTGTTAAAGACCTGAGCTGTTCCCTTTTTTTGTGTTAAAGCTCTCCAACCAGAACAATCTTGGGTGAATCTGATATTAACAGTGAAAGAGGCAAAATAACTTGGACTCAGCATAGGAAGGTGAAGTAAAACCAGGAAATTATGCTAAAGTAAATAATGTCTAAATGTAACAAACTAAAAACAAATTGCAATTTATCCAATTTATGTTACAGAATTTAAGAGCTACTTCTCTACAGTATATAGGAATATGCAGATTCATCTGGTTTTATAACAGTTGTTATAAATAGTATATAATGTTACATTTTCTTCTAACAACTCATGTAAATTTCCCCGttcaacatatttttaaactagCTAGAGCAAGTACCAGCAGTaaggaaataattgtttttctcCAAGACATGAGGAAACCTCTGAAATATTTGACAGCATTTTATAGTCGTCCTGTGACTGTAGACCTTTACTCAGCAAAATAGctactgtcatttaaaatattctgtaaaataaagtgcttcctttctgctcttttaTCAGGTTCATGCAAATGTTGAAAATTCTTGGAATGAGGAAGAAGTGTGGCGAATTGAAATGTATATCTCCTTTGGAATAATGAGTCTTGGATTGCTTTCTTTGCTGGCAGTAACTTCCATCCCTTCAGTAAACAGTGCCTTAAACTGGAGGGAGTTCAGTTTTATTCAGGTATGTTACTTTTTAAATAAGAGGGTTTGGTTAGTAGCAACAGTTccttaatgatgatgatgatgatgagcaACAGCACTTAGCAACATCATGagagctttttttccctctctctgttAAGTTAATAAAAGCAACATATCCTTATTTGGCAGATATATTACCATAGTGGCACATTAAGCATTTCATGAGTGTTAGAATAGGAATTTGCATTTTACACTTCTTGATCTTAAAGAAACGGCATGGCTAAGGCCAAATTAGCACTAATCTATTCCTGTTCCATTAGAATATTTTGCTAAATTCAAATTAGATAAATTTGGACAAACTTGCTAGAGGCAATGATACTGCCAAGATGCTACTATATGTATATGCACACGCTGTTAAAATTGAAGACTTAATTTGTTCTGCAGGATTTTTATTGCACAGCCCTCTGACAGCCATGGTGTCATTGATTCAGTTTTACTTCCCTTCCACTGTGTGGGAATTAACACAGCTCTCAACTGTGTTATTCCCATTAGCTGAAAATACCCATTAGTAAAATATGAAGTTTTGTTTACTAAAAGCAGAGGCTTTTCCAGGTCCTGACATACCTTCTGCTGCCTTGCTTCCTGAGATACATATTTACAACCAGTATAAAATACTGAGGAACACAGGCTTTAGTAAACAACTTAATGCTTGCTTCCAAACAAAATTGCCATTAGTTTTGGGTAGCAGTCAGTGATATGGATTTTTATTAGGATTCAGTCAGTGGTAAATTTCTGTGTACACGCAGTTTTAGATTTTGCTATGTTTTAGGTTTTTTCTCTGACTTTGGATTCATTACCGTAGTCTTAACTCAGTCTTTTCTGATTAAAGTTCTTTCAACATAGCCACTGTCATAATATTGCCTAATTCTTAGTCCTGTCACTGTTTACAAATTCCTACCTTCAGAAGACAGTCACTGAGTGTACAGTTCATGGCTTAAGTTGTGCTTTATAatttacagacattttaaaGGGAGTGATGTGAAACACTTCTTTAGCTGTAGTTGTCAGAGGTCTTTCGTCTATAAAGTAATATCTTCCTTTCCCCTAGGGCTTCCATTGGTGGAACGCTCCAGGTAGGCCTACAAAAAGTTTGCCAAAACAGTTTTCAAACTAGAGTTCCCCTGACAGAACTGTTTATCCTTTTTCATGGTTTTGAGCCTTCAGAGGGAGTAAATATGCACTTTTTATAGTTACAACATCCCTGCCATCCAGAGTTCTCTATGCAGGGACAACAGTACTGCTGTTAGGTGATGTAAAATGCTagcacaaaagggaaaaatatgtaTTCTTTCTGGAGTGGTGTGATGCTTTTATCTAGCAATGACTTCCAGCCACAAACCCAGCATCTGTgtcatgtttttcctttctcaaatTTCCAAATTTCAGGCTTGCATGACTGAGTCAAAACCCACACAATAGTCACATAATGATGTGTATACAAGAGTATTTTTAATTGCCTTATTTACTGCAGTTATTTCAACTGTAAATCAAGTCAAAATACTTCAGATTTAAATAACCGTTGAATTCAATGAATCATCTGTCAGATTTTGAGAAATTTGATTGGGAACAAATTGTTTGCTTTGGAGATATGCTGCAGTTGATATAACATTACATACTGAAGAGAACTGGGATTGGTAATTAATTATGATCATTTGCAATTTTTaaccacaaaaaatattaaacaactAAAAATTTCCTAAAGTTAATGATCATTAAAAGTACTTTACTTTGTCATTAACTACTTCTCAGCATGTAAATTGTTCTTCATTAACTTACTTGTCCTTCAAAGCAGTCCTCATGCTTTATTCAGTCGGAGAACAGACTTTCAGTGATCACTCACTAAAGTAAAAGAAGTCTGCATTTCTGCATAAGCTTCATAGTACCCAGTACACAAGTAGAACAGATAAAACATCGTAATACTTACtggcttttacattttcttcaaCTGAAGTGCAATGTAATGCATATTTGAACTTAATTTTCTCAATCTTCTCTAAGTCAGGGGGACATACACTGGAACTATTAGCCCATCATCTCAGTGCTGCTCTTTTTTCAGCTAGGAAAAGCGATATGTCTCTAGCTTTAGACCTCAATCGCAGAATTTGCCAAAACAGTTGCTGAATTTGTTTTGCGTCTGACAGATGAAGAATCAGTTAGTCAGCACACTCAGTTTCTCACCTCAGCGCTTCCCACTGAGAACAACATACTATTGATTGCTCATCTTAATAAATACAGCTTCAACAAAATAAGGATCTGCCCTCTCTATAGAGTTTTACGAGTAAAACACACTCAGTCTTGAGCTCTGCTAGGAAAATCTGAGTTAAGGATTAACAAGTCATTAATGTATACAGTACAGAGTAATTCTTAGCCTTGTTCCAGTGGTAAAAGCTCTGAGCAGCATCTTCGCTACCTACAGTGGTTCAAACAGACCTTCCTAAACACAGTCTTGCTAATACTGTAAAGAACTCCCTGTTGTGAATGGTTTTGCCCAGAAATCATTGCTGTCTTTGATATCCCAAATTATTTTGGAGATACCTTCTTCTTACCTAGTCTGGTTTCACAATACAGCCCCAAAAAAGCCAGCCTGCTTGATCAagggaaaagaactttgagaggAGAAGCAGTGCAAGCTCTGCTTATTCCTTCAAAATATGATTATGAGCAAAGTGAGATATGAGGAGGTTGAATAGTAAAGCAAAAGGAAGTTACTATGTCAGCCCTACCAGGAGctaagaaagcagaagaaaacttgAAGTTGCTGCAGAACAGAGCTGACCACTGTACAAAACAAGTATCTGATTACTTCATCATGATTCAGAGAAAAACACTCAGAACATCCAAATGGAGAAAACACAGAACCAGTCAGTGAGGAACAGTTTGCTCAGTAGCAGGTCTTAGATAACAGAAGCTTAGCATGAAACTTTGCAGGCATTTTAACATAACCCAGAGTTGGAAGTTACTGAGgaaagaagcagggaagaagctgGGGCTGATAAACCAGTTAATCTTTTCTTAGATGCCACATCAGTActcttctttttatcttctaAACATAtttgaataaggaaaaaaaggtagaCATGggtaagaaataaagaattcatATTTTGCCAGAGGAGGGAGAATAACTAGCCTAAACCAACACActgcaaatagaaaaaaacatttatcgTAACCAGTCCTTGAGTATTCACATAAAATGCACAGAATGGAGAATGCTGTCTGCAAGCAGTGCTGCACCAGGTCTTTCACTCTTCTGAAGGATGTAAAACGGTAAAGGTATAATGAGCATAAATTATTACTGCCTTTGTTTTCCAGTCTAAGAGTTCAAGTCCAAAGCGACTCAAAGTGGCGACAGACAGAGCAAACTGGCTTTGAAAGCTCAGCCTTATGTTTCTGAGCAAAAATCAGTGTGAATCTGCCATCGGTGTAGTAGAAAACTGATCTTTTTGTAGACCTTCCTTTTTTCTACTAGCACAATCCTGAAGTTTTTTGGAGACTGTTACTAAAACTTTTCTTGAGCACACACACTTTGAGGGAGGGCTGCCCTGCCTTGATTCTCCCACAAGAACAGGATGCTTACCCCCCAGAGTAAAGAAGAATGAGGCCTGAGTATTTAGCAATTTTATGCATAAGATTCCAGTCAGAATTGCTACCATTTATAAGTTTAGCAATATCCTGCTACAGGGGGGATCTGAAGTAGAGCTTGCATAAATGGAGGctttggaaaataccttttgtATATACAAATTGCTTGGAACTACTTGGCCATTGTGAAGGCAGAAATTCCTGAAGCAGATCTGTCTCACTACAAATGTACGGTTAacatttcagtgatttttctccTGCATCTTTTCCACTCCTCTTAACAGTTTTTTCTGCCTAAGCAATGCTGTTTTGTTCAGTTTATCAGTGGCCTTGGCTGGGAATCTCCCACATTGGCTAAAAACCTGACTTTGATCAGGAAggacaagaaacaaaacacGGAAGACTTAGAGAAAAGTTAATAGATTGGTGAGTCCATAGGAAATGTGCTGATCTATTACTCAGCTTGCAGGAAACACAGTATTCTGGGAAATAAGGAAGCAAAGCAACCAAAGATCATCTTCCACTTTTCCCAGCTTACAACTGATATTGTTACTCACTCACTGATTTTAATTTACTGCTGAAGGAAAATGTCCCTTCTTGCTGCTTTGAAAAGTCCTCTGCTCTTAAAGATGGTACCATTCTGTGCCTCCGCTGGCTTTTTTTGTGGTACATCAGTGTAAGTGATCTTCCAGTTCTCACAGACATATTCATACCTTTCTTTTTGTGTCTTAAGTAGCCAGGAAAGGATGACAGAAATGCAATATGTATATTCTATCTGAAGCATAACTACGTTTCAGGAAATCCACTGTCTTTAGTCCCTGTATTTCTTCCTCCATGTTGTCCAGTCATAAACTTACGCAGAAGAATATAACCTtgcacaccagaaggatggcaGCTCTCCTACCTTTCCAGTATTAAACAGATTGCTTTCTAGCAGTTGTTAAACTACAATCCCACAGCACaatcaagatttctttttcaataatTGAAGCATCTCTCATGTTAGCGTCCACAGGGGTGGTCAACTGGAGTATGGGTTTCAGACACTACCGATGGCCATGATTTGTAGTATGATCCACAGCTACcaactttatttttactgttcagCTGCCCAGCAGTGCCCTTTCCTGCACTAAGTGATGTCTTTTTGCCCAAGCCTGCTTCAGCAAGTTCTCAGTTTCCTCATTTTACTACTGTAGTCTTTGAACATTTGCagatacagaaaaatgaagtcttTATAACAAACACAGTCTCCTGCAGTGGAGTTTTACTTAAGTAGCAAAAGCAACTTGTACTTCTGGAAAAGTTGTCAGTAGCTGCAAGCTGGGATAAATGCTCTTGATGGAACTTTCTAGTGTAGATATGCCCTGACTAAACAAACCAAAATCTGCAGAATGCTAAGTTGTGTGGAGGAGATCCTCCTTCTAGCTAAGCAATGCAATTACTGGCaaaactgcagcacagaaatatGGCAATTAAGGGCCTAGTAGAAGAAAATACCATCATTAGCTGACAGATGCTCTGACAGGAGTGTCTTTGTTGTCAGATTTTTAGATGAGTAGTTGAAATGGTCCAGTACATACTAGTACATGCCCTACCAGCACTTCAAAGAAGCATACGGCAACTTTCCCCTGGGCAAAAAAagaccttagaatcatagaatcaccaggttggaagagacccaccggatcatcgagtccaaccattcctatcaaacactaaaccatgcccttaaCCACTTAACCATGTACCTTAATAGAGGTACATCGTATGTTTTTCTTGTCCATGTGCTGTTAGTTCAAACTGTATTGATAAACATACTGCTGTATTTTTAGCTTCCATTTTGACCATTAAATAGAAAGACATATATAGATGTCTCAAAACTGTAGTTTGCAGATGGAatttaaataagaattaaattaaaaataaatctaggaAGAGTCTGTATAacatttccttgtttctttttcaagaaTTTTTCTGGTTCTCCTCAGTGAGCCTCAGGAAGAAGTGAGGGATATGATTCACTTGCTCCCTTTTCCCTACTAGCAGTGATATAACAGGAGTGAATTCAGTACAGTCATACCAGCAAAAATTTGCAGTATTCAAACACTAGGTTTGATACTATTGTTTACTGTCCAAATTTCTTACCAGAACTTCATACAGATACTGCATATGCCATTTtcttgtcacagaatcacagaatcactaggttggaaaagacccccaggatcatcaagtccaaccactcctatcaaccactaaaccatgcccctcagcacctcatccacccgtcttttaaacacttccatggatggtgactcaaccaccaccctgggcagcctgttatcCGCAAGTAGCTGTCTGATTGTTGTTTCTTATGGAATATTTTGGGAgcaaattgttcttttttaaaaagggtacaGATACCTAAAACATTCCAGCATGGCTCTGAAACCATtggcaaaaaaatccataaatatTGGCAAGTTAATtaacagaagtgttttcctttttataccATTATATCTGTCAATCCTTACAAATGGTGTTAGCTCAGACATTCTCCTTTCTCTAGAAACTAGTTAATCTTGAAGTACAAAGTATTAATTCTTTCACTATTATAGGCCATTAGGCTGCGTTCTTCTTTACTTCTCTCTTTACTGGAATTAAACCAAATCTTGGTAGCCAgttgcttttcttaaaattaattctcTGTTTTGATGATTTTCTACAAATGTTTCCCAACAAAGTTAGTCATTACATGAGTTTTGGTcaaaaagtttttcttcatttgatcACCATCAGAATCTAAAGCATAGTAGTCTTTTTTACCACAGTTAGGAAAGTCAAGGTTAAGACATTGAACTCAAGTCTGCAGAACAATACAACTACAGGGTTCTTAAAAGGGCAGATTGACAGAAGCACTGAATGGCCCCTCTTAGCACTACTTTCTGTGGTGGGATCTAGATAAGAGGTGATAAGAGGTGCTTTGCTGGGTGATGTGGGAACCTTACTTCATGTTTTATCCGACACGGCCTGTATAAGATTAACTGCATCATTGCCTTGTGCCCTTATGCCCAAGTCCTGCAGTCCAGATATTTCTGTTAAGCAGTAGGCAAGTTGACAGAGAAAGGCAAGGGATGGTTTATGCTAATTTCAAACAAGTGGATGTAGGTCATTGCATGGAAGAAGCAAACTGCACATCtcaaagtaataaaaatctGGAGTGTTAGGCCCAGATCTCTTCATGAATCTTGGAAGTGATCTACGCTTATAGTTAAGAAACAGGGAATTTAATTAGTTTCCAATCACAACTGATGTTCCAGTAGCTTCACTGGGATTGTTCCTTAGAATTTGGGCAAACATAATCTTCATTTCAGCTTTGATCAAGGCTTATAGATGCTAGCAGAGATATGCTGTAAATCAGTCCACAGTTTTCAGAACATGTGAAATGAAAACCACATCTTGCTAATTTAAAATAGTGTATAGGCAAGAGATTTTAACATGATGTCcaacagaaatgttaaaataatgaGTTAGAGATGTTGAATGAAAGGCCAAGTATTattatctcttctttttccctgttttctctttttccagtctACACTTGGATACATTGCTCTTCTCATAAGTACTTTCCATGTACTGATTTATGGGTGGACAAGAGCTTTCGAAGAAGAATATTACAGGTTTTATACACCACCAAATTTtgttcttgcccttgtcctgccctctATAGTAATTCTAGGTAAGATCATTTTACTTTTGCCATGTGTAAGTAGGAAACTGAGGAGAATTCGAAGAGGATGGGAGAAAAGCCATGTTACAGAAGAAGCAAGTGGGTCTGTTCCACATCTCTCCCCAGAAAGGATAACTGTGATGTGATGATAGCCTAATATTTATTAGCACTGTTGTAGGTGTTTAGGGCAGAAAGGGGGGTGAGGGGtgtcattaatttttattttcagtttagttGAAGTATAAATAAAGTCACTGTGGACTTGCTTGGCATATAGTACAAGCCCTCAACCCAACTATAAGAAATTTATAACTAGAAGACTACTACTTTGGAtaactacaaaaatatttttggtttgaaTTACAGAGCACAGATGATTATGAAATCAGAATTTTTTAATGCTCTTTTGCACAGTTATATCACAACATATTTTATTGTAACCACACATTCCAGATATTTCTTTGACTTAAAGCATATGTGTCAGAATGCTATTTATAAATACCACATTTTCTGGgcaatgtttcttttattaaaaccaAATTTCTGGGTTAGTGAGTTCGGAATATAGATTAGCATGTTAATATAATCAGGTTTTGAAACAACTGTAATGATGTATTGCACATGTACAGa includes the following:
- the STEAP2 gene encoding metalloreductase STEAP2 isoform X2, whose translation is MESISMMGSPKNVNETFLPNVANGVKDASKIKIGIIGSGDFAKSLTIRLIRCGYHVVIGSRTPKLAAEFFPHVVDVTHHEDAVAKTNIIFVAIHREHYASLWDLKHLLAGKILIDVSNNTRVDQYPDSNAEYLASLFPDSLVVKGFNVVSAWSLQLGPKDASRQVYICSNHVQARHQVIELARQLSFIPIDLGALSSSREIENLPLRLFTLWKGPVLIAISLATFFFIYSFIRDVIHPYVRNQQSDFYKIPIEIVNKTLPIVAITLLSLVYLSGLIAAAYQLYYGTKYRRFPPWLDSWLQCRKQLGLLSFFFATVHVAYSLCLPMRRSERYLFLNMAYQQVHANVENSWNEEEVWRIEMYISFGIMSLGLLSLLAVTSIPSVNSALNWREFSFIQSTLGYIALLISTFHVLIYGWTRAFEEEYYRFYTPPNFVLALVLPSIVILV
- the STEAP2 gene encoding metalloreductase STEAP2 isoform X1, with amino-acid sequence MESISMMGSPKNVNETFLPNVANGVKDASKIKIGIIGSGDFAKSLTIRLIRCGYHVVIGSRTPKLAAEFFPHVVDVTHHEDAVAKTNIIFVAIHREHYASLWDLKHLLAGKILIDVSNNTRVDQYPDSNAEYLASLFPDSLVVKGFNVVSAWSLQLGPKDASRQVYICSNHVQARHQVIELARQLSFIPIDLGALSSSREIENLPLRLFTLWKGPVLIAISLATFFFIYSFIRDVIHPYVRNQQSDFYKIPIEIVNKTLPIVAITLLSLVYLSGLIAAAYQLYYGTKYRRFPPWLDSWLQCRKQLGLLSFFFATVHVAYSLCLPMRRSERYLFLNMAYQQVHANVENSWNEEEVWRIEMYISFGIMSLGLLSLLAVTSIPSVNSALNWREFSFIQSTLGYIALLISTFHVLIYGWTRAFEEEYYRFYTPPNFVLALVLPSIVILGKIILLLPCVSRKLRRIRRGWEKSHVTEEASGSVPHLSPERITVM